In Chloroflexota bacterium, one genomic interval encodes:
- a CDS encoding RidA family protein: MSAEQKLKELGLILPQPPTPVANYVRAVRTGNLLFVSGHGPYNDGKIKISGKVGRELTVDEGYQVARNVALNCLATIKATIGDLDKVKRFVKLLGMVNCTDDFKDQPKVINGCSDLLVAIFDEAGKHARSAVGMQALPNQIPVEIEMILEIS; encoded by the coding sequence ATGAGTGCTGAGCAAAAATTAAAGGAACTAGGGCTGATATTGCCGCAACCACCCACACCAGTGGCAAATTATGTCCGCGCTGTCAGAACTGGTAATCTGCTCTTTGTCTCCGGGCACGGTCCCTATAACGATGGGAAGATCAAGATCTCAGGTAAGGTGGGCCGAGAATTGACCGTTGATGAGGGGTACCAGGTTGCACGCAATGTCGCCCTTAATTGTCTGGCAACGATTAAGGCTACAATCGGCGACCTGGATAAAGTCAAGCGGTTCGTCAAACTGCTAGGCATGGTAAACTGCACCGATGATTTCAAAGACCAGCCCAAGGTCATCAACGGATGTTCTGATTTGCTGGTCGCCATATTCGACGAGGCAGGGAAACATGCACGATCAGCTGTAGGAATGCAGGCGCTGCCAAATCAAATTCCCGTTGAGATTGAGATGATTCTGGAAATCAGCTGA
- a CDS encoding DUF362 domain-containing protein, translated as MARSKVSIVRTSRDPYYEQIQAAVEKAVDLLGGIGQIVKPGQKVLLNPSLVNARTKREQATITLPEVTRAVADVVKRARARPIIAESSAIGIDTEKVISESGYNQLREMGYDVIDLKKTGTTMFPVKNGKVFAEIQTYKLVKEADVIIPVAKLKTHDQAELTLSIKKLKGLLTDKYKREFHQRGVFEGCVDWFSALRPQLAIVDAIYCQEGLGPVFGKPVEMDLIVAGHDLVALDAVCGYIAGFEPEEVPITTEAFRRGLGMANRKDIEVVGEPIEAVSRRFMRVLEDERLNIEGLNLFYGGITCSGCRMGIMSSLFDMKEANQLNYLEGVTIVTGDPDLPEYIREDNTVTVGRCVPSDKKSKRHVRGCPPNNLDIVQAIIGDRAKAERHWE; from the coding sequence ATGGCGAGGAGCAAAGTTTCCATCGTAAGGACGTCACGAGATCCATATTATGAACAAATACAGGCTGCCGTTGAGAAGGCAGTAGACCTTCTTGGCGGTATCGGGCAAATTGTTAAACCGGGACAGAAAGTTCTGCTCAATCCCAGTCTGGTAAACGCACGGACCAAGCGAGAACAGGCGACGATCACGCTACCTGAGGTGACTCGTGCCGTAGCTGATGTGGTAAAGAGGGCGAGAGCACGACCAATTATCGCCGAATCCTCAGCCATTGGCATCGATACCGAAAAGGTTATTTCAGAGTCAGGATATAATCAGCTCAGAGAGATGGGCTACGATGTAATCGATCTCAAAAAAACAGGGACCACGATGTTCCCCGTGAAAAACGGGAAAGTATTTGCTGAAATACAAACTTATAAACTGGTTAAAGAAGCCGACGTCATCATACCAGTGGCCAAGCTGAAGACTCACGACCAGGCGGAGCTCACGTTATCAATTAAAAAACTGAAAGGCTTGCTCACGGACAAGTATAAGCGTGAATTCCATCAACGTGGAGTTTTTGAGGGCTGTGTAGACTGGTTCAGTGCTTTGAGGCCACAGCTGGCAATAGTGGATGCCATTTACTGTCAAGAGGGCCTGGGACCTGTGTTCGGCAAACCTGTGGAGATGGACCTGATTGTTGCTGGCCATGACTTAGTCGCCCTGGATGCGGTGTGCGGGTATATTGCCGGCTTTGAGCCGGAAGAAGTGCCTATAACCACCGAGGCTTTCAGGCGGGGTCTTGGGATGGCAAACCGAAAGGATATTGAGGTAGTCGGCGAACCTATTGAAGCGGTATCTCGTCGTTTCATGAGAGTGTTGGAAGATGAACGGCTGAACATTGAAGGGCTTAATTTGTTTTACGGAGGTATTACCTGCTCGGGGTGCCGCATGGGCATAATGAGTTCCCTATTTGACATGAAAGAGGCCAACCAGTTGAATTACCTCGAAGGAGTCACTATTGTCACCGGCGATCCAGACCTACCAGAATATATTCGCGAAGATAACACGGTTACCGTGGGTCGGTGCGTTCCATCTGATAAAAAGAGCAAGCGCCACGTTCGTGGCTGCCCACCCAATAACCTGGATATCGTACAGGCCATTATCGGTGACCGGGCTAAGGCCGAGCGCCACTGGGAGTAA
- a CDS encoding creatininase family protein, with protein sequence MKKVLWQELRRTEFEEAVKADAVVIIPVGSTEQHGNHLPINTDVNCCFTIAQRAAQAIDDFPVLVLPPVWTGYSPHHMKHPGSITLKYHTFVELLTQIATSVHAHGFKKILFLNGHGGNSAVIAAMRFKLTAEDGVTSVIGYDYWNLYPTPEVMETVSETDRGFIGHSGEMETSLQLYLQPELVDMDCAVWVPGVCGDPTVGSREKGERIVNAAVDALVKTLRDYHSGKLEDILALWRPEFDAKLKDQFRFPRYNPEH encoded by the coding sequence ATGAAAAAGGTACTGTGGCAGGAACTACGTCGAACTGAATTTGAAGAAGCGGTCAAGGCTGATGCGGTAGTCATCATTCCAGTCGGTTCAACCGAGCAGCATGGAAATCACCTGCCAATAAACACTGATGTGAATTGCTGTTTTACCATCGCCCAACGCGCTGCCCAGGCCATAGACGATTTCCCGGTGCTGGTGTTACCTCCCGTCTGGACGGGATATTCTCCTCACCACATGAAACACCCCGGCTCCATTACCCTCAAATACCACACCTTTGTTGAGCTGCTGACCCAGATTGCCACCAGTGTTCATGCCCATGGATTCAAAAAGATACTCTTCCTTAACGGCCATGGCGGAAATTCAGCCGTTATTGCCGCTATGCGATTTAAGCTCACCGCCGAAGATGGAGTAACTTCAGTAATAGGCTACGATTACTGGAACCTCTACCCCACCCCTGAGGTAATGGAGACAGTCAGTGAGACTGACAGGGGTTTTATCGGTCACTCCGGTGAGATGGAAACCTCGCTTCAACTTTACCTTCAGCCGGAACTGGTGGATATGGACTGTGCGGTTTGGGTTCCGGGCGTCTGTGGTGACCCCACCGTGGGGAGCCGTGAGAAGGGAGAGCGCATCGTTAACGCCGCGGTAGATGCTTTGGTAAAGACACTGCGCGACTATCATAGCGGCAAACTCGAAGATATTCTGGCGCTATGGCGCCCTGAGTTTGATGCCAAGCTTAAAGACCAATTCAGATTCCCCAGATACAATCCAGAGCACTGA